A genomic window from Candidatus Denitrolinea symbiosum includes:
- a CDS encoding phosphatidate cytidylyltransferase, translating to MNNWLAALFTLVLCVLWLRIMDFAAHRGLVESRLSRKVIHITTGPIFVLCWLLFRDTPDARWWAAAVPLVITLQFALVGLGLVKDEASVQALSRTGNRREILRGPLFYGIAFVALTLVFWKDSPVGMTALMLLCGGDGIADIVGRRVASPKLPWSGDKSWIGSLSVLLGGFLLAAFILWAYVLAGVFPGPFSRFLLPLALLSLTAAAVESLPFHDVDNLTVPLAVALAGLVLF from the coding sequence ATGAACAACTGGCTCGCCGCTCTTTTCACCCTCGTCCTCTGCGTACTCTGGCTGCGGATCATGGACTTCGCCGCCCACCGCGGCCTCGTCGAAAGCCGCCTCAGCCGCAAGGTCATCCACATCACCACCGGGCCGATCTTCGTCCTATGCTGGCTCCTCTTCCGCGACACGCCCGACGCCCGCTGGTGGGCCGCCGCGGTCCCGCTCGTCATCACCCTCCAGTTCGCGCTCGTTGGATTGGGGCTCGTCAAAGACGAGGCCTCCGTCCAGGCCTTGTCGCGGACGGGTAACCGCCGCGAGATCCTGCGCGGCCCGCTCTTCTACGGCATCGCCTTCGTCGCGTTGACTCTCGTCTTCTGGAAAGATTCCCCCGTCGGCATGACCGCCCTCATGCTGTTGTGCGGCGGCGACGGCATCGCCGACATCGTCGGACGCCGCGTCGCCTCGCCCAAACTTCCGTGGAGCGGCGACAAATCCTGGATCGGATCGCTGTCCGTCCTGCTCGGCGGATTCCTCCTCGCCGCGTTCATCCTTTGGGCGTACGTCCTCGCGGGCGTCTTCCCCGGACCGTTCAGCCGTTTTCTCCTTCCCCTCGCGCTCCTCTCGCTGACGGCTGCCGCGGTCGAATCGCTGCCCTTCCACGATGTGGACAATCTCACCGTCCCGCTGGCGGTGGCGCTGGCAGGATTGGTTCTATTTTGA
- a CDS encoding D-alanyl-lipoteichoic acid acyltransferase DltB gives MTITSYDFLVFFIIVFSLYWLARRRQRQNLLLLAASYVFYGWVHPWYALLLGLSTLADYGLALGMARDRRRVRLFLTFSLILNLGVLAVFKYYNFFSEGLVAALTGLGFQADALLTGVLLPAGLSFYTLKKLAYIFDVANGSLEPTRDLLGFSLFVAFFPQINAGPIDRAQKLLPQIQSDRTWQADNFHSAWPLLVMGFFKKVVIADTMRVAVDRVFNMKEPTVLLLFAAALGFTLQILADFSAYTDLARGVARLFGFETTENFRSPYLSLTPTDFWNRWHITLSTWLRDYIFFPLRRALLRARWPAWLADALPPLAAMFVSGLWHGAGWTYAVWGLYFGVLIVVYQAIGMGGAWRPANKATRFFAWLTMFLLLVFSFAVFRASTLGWLIAVLTRAPLLGSVEYQAVALATLSMTLFYAAPLFVKSLMDRHLSANSIWRDVYLVGATLAMLAFLNASAPDFIYFQF, from the coding sequence ATGACCATCACCAGTTACGATTTTCTCGTCTTCTTCATCATCGTCTTTTCGCTTTATTGGCTGGCGCGGCGCAGGCAGCGGCAAAACCTGCTCCTGCTCGCGGCCAGTTACGTTTTCTATGGATGGGTCCATCCGTGGTACGCGCTTTTGCTGGGACTCTCCACCCTCGCGGATTACGGACTCGCCCTCGGCATGGCGCGCGACCGTCGGCGCGTCCGCCTCTTCCTGACGTTCAGCCTGATCCTCAACCTCGGCGTTCTCGCCGTCTTCAAGTACTACAACTTCTTCAGCGAGGGACTCGTCGCCGCGCTGACGGGACTTGGATTCCAGGCCGACGCGCTGCTGACGGGCGTCCTGCTCCCCGCCGGGCTGTCCTTCTACACCCTGAAAAAACTGGCTTACATCTTCGACGTGGCGAACGGCAGCCTCGAGCCAACGCGCGACCTTCTCGGCTTCAGTCTCTTCGTGGCTTTCTTCCCGCAGATCAACGCCGGTCCCATTGACCGCGCCCAAAAACTCCTGCCGCAGATCCAATCGGACAGGACCTGGCAGGCCGACAACTTCCATTCCGCCTGGCCGCTCCTCGTGATGGGCTTCTTCAAAAAAGTCGTCATCGCCGACACGATGCGCGTCGCGGTGGACCGCGTCTTCAACATGAAAGAGCCGACCGTCCTGCTGCTGTTCGCCGCCGCGCTCGGCTTCACCCTCCAAATCCTCGCGGACTTCTCCGCCTATACCGATCTGGCCCGCGGCGTGGCGCGTCTCTTCGGCTTCGAGACCACCGAAAATTTCCGCTCGCCTTATCTCTCGCTCACTCCCACCGATTTCTGGAACCGCTGGCACATTACCCTCTCCACCTGGCTGCGCGACTACATCTTCTTTCCGCTGCGACGCGCCCTCCTGCGCGCCCGCTGGCCGGCCTGGCTGGCGGACGCGCTCCCGCCCCTCGCCGCCATGTTCGTAAGCGGACTCTGGCACGGCGCGGGCTGGACCTACGCCGTCTGGGGACTCTACTTCGGCGTCCTCATCGTCGTCTATCAGGCCATCGGGATGGGCGGCGCGTGGCGGCCCGCCAACAAAGCGACGCGGTTCTTTGCCTGGCTGACGATGTTCCTGCTGCTCGTGTTCAGTTTCGCCGTCTTCCGCGCGTCCACGCTGGGGTGGCTGATCGCCGTCCTGACGCGCGCCCCGCTCCTCGGTTCGGTGGAATACCAAGCCGTCGCTCTCGCCACCCTCTCGATGACGCTTTTCTACGCCGCGCCGCTCTTCGTCAAATCGCTCATGGATCGTCATCTGTCTGCCAATTCGATCTGGCGCGACGTTTACCTCGTCGGCGCCACGCTCGCCATGCTGGCATTCCTGAACGCCTCCGCCCCGGACTTTATCTACTTCCAGTTCTGA
- a CDS encoding deacetylase, PIG-L family, protein MTNEYLPRRAMSIHAHPDDQEFTVAGTLAKWARAGCEIVSVIITSGDAGSNDPQRGGEYKPELAKLREREQRAANKVLGVKETVFLGYSDGELEPTLALRKELTRLIRKYKPEAVVIGDPQGVFYGNGYINHPDHRAAAQAALYAVFPSSETRLIFTDLLEAGYEPHKVKRVYIHGAEKTDTWVDITATLRVKASALKKHKSQIGDWDSSKMLREWAAEEGREKGLKYAEAFKVMLNEEDQP, encoded by the coding sequence ATGACCAACGAATATCTTCCCAGGCGCGCCATGTCCATCCACGCGCATCCCGATGACCAGGAATTTACCGTGGCCGGCACGCTCGCCAAATGGGCGCGCGCGGGATGCGAGATCGTCTCCGTCATCATCACCAGCGGCGACGCGGGTTCCAACGACCCGCAGCGCGGCGGGGAGTACAAGCCCGAGCTGGCGAAACTGCGCGAGCGCGAACAGCGCGCCGCCAACAAAGTCCTCGGCGTAAAAGAGACCGTCTTCCTCGGCTACTCCGACGGCGAACTCGAACCGACCCTGGCGCTGCGGAAGGAATTGACGCGTCTCATCCGAAAGTACAAACCCGAGGCGGTCGTCATCGGCGACCCGCAGGGAGTCTTCTACGGCAACGGCTACATCAACCATCCCGACCACCGCGCCGCCGCGCAAGCCGCGCTCTACGCGGTCTTCCCCTCCTCGGAGACGCGGCTCATTTTCACCGACCTGCTCGAAGCCGGGTACGAACCGCACAAGGTCAAGCGCGTCTACATCCACGGGGCCGAAAAGACGGATACCTGGGTAGACATCACGGCCACGCTGCGCGTCAAAGCGAGCGCGCTGAAGAAGCACAAGAGTCAGATCGGCGATTGGGATTCTTCAAAGATGCTCCGCGAGTGGGCCGCCGAAGAAGGCCGGGAAAAGGGACTGAAATATGCCGAGGCCTTCAAAGTCATGCTCAACGAAGAAGACCAGCCTTAA
- a CDS encoding transcriptional regulator produces the protein MTFATPELQTHWQTIAPVLTIRNEQEYNAAVKRLNELLDEIGADEKHPLYSLLDTLSTLIEAYEEEHHPIPEANGSDVLRFLMDEHGLTQSDLPEVGSQGVVSEILNGKRELNVRQIRKLAERFHVSPAAFM, from the coding sequence ATGACATTCGCAACTCCTGAACTTCAAACCCACTGGCAAACCATCGCTCCCGTGCTGACCATCCGCAACGAGCAGGAATACAACGCGGCCGTAAAGCGGCTGAACGAACTGTTGGACGAAATCGGCGCCGACGAAAAACACCCTCTCTACAGTTTGCTTGACACGCTCAGCACGCTGATCGAAGCGTACGAAGAAGAACATCATCCCATCCCCGAAGCCAACGGCAGCGACGTGCTGCGGTTTTTGATGGATGAACACGGCCTGACGCAATCCGATCTGCCCGAGGTCGGCTCACAGGGCGTCGTCTCAGAAATTCTAAACGGCAAGCGGGAGTTGAACGTCCGCCAGATCCGAAAACTGGCGGAGAGATTTCACGTCTCTCCGGCAGCGTTCATGTGA
- a CDS encoding toxin-antitoxin component HigB, translating to MHIITRKALVQFWERHPDSQTALQRWFKIVQKTDFHNFAELRAAFPSADKVDHWVVFNIGGNKYRLIASIHFNRNKIYIRHILSHAEYDQGDWKYDIRNS from the coding sequence ATGCACATTATCACGCGTAAAGCATTGGTCCAGTTTTGGGAAAGACATCCCGACAGCCAAACCGCCCTCCAACGCTGGTTCAAGATTGTGCAGAAGACCGATTTCCATAATTTCGCTGAATTGCGCGCCGCATTCCCATCTGCCGATAAAGTTGACCATTGGGTCGTTTTCAACATCGGCGGCAACAAATACAGGCTGATCGCGTCCATTCACTTTAATCGCAACAAAATCTACATCCGTCATATTCTTTCCCACGCGGAATATGACCAAGGAGATTGGAAATATGACATTCGCAACTCCTGA
- a CDS encoding alpha-glucan phosphorylase yields the protein MTKFLAHTPDGFDLPRRIARLGELAYNLWWTWNPDATRLFARLNYDLWESLAHNPILMLRQVGRSDLNAAAQSKDYASAYDRVFADFDRYLSEKKNWAAAAHPELAERPVAYFSMEYGLHETLPIYSGGLGVLAGDHLKEASDLGLPLVGIGFLYSQGYFTQHISEDGWQEAINHPIDINEHPFLPVRGGDGQRVTVAVEFPDRVVALQIWEVRVGRVPLYLLDSNVDSNSEADRALTARLYWSDLNFRVAQEVLLGVGGVRALRILGYNPLVWHMNEGHAAFLTLERARELTAAGLPFAEAIAQTRGSNVFTTHTPVPAGNDEFPLWLIDQHLAALWPELGLSRDQFVDLARNQQSWGETFSMGILALRGAEGRNAVSELHGRVARRMWHFLWKDRPEDETPITYITNGVHTANWLARRMRLLYDKYLGADWLDRLDDHDLWSQVNAIPDEEFWAVRMHLKRKMTFYLRERARAQWLEEGVHPVQVIAAGALANPYALTIGFARRFATYKRAGLIMSDVERLLELINKPNMPVQIIFAGKAHPADEPGKQLIQQIYRTVKKAETGGRLVFLEDYDMELARYLVQGVDVWLNTPRRPMEASGTSGMKAAINGALNFSVLDGWWREAYNGQNGWAIGEDADLDAQVQDEADAESLYEILENEIIPMYHERGADGLSREWIARAKNAIATITPQFSARRMVKEYMGRLYLPALQSAPPDASKPKRKKK from the coding sequence ATGACCAAATTTCTCGCACACACCCCCGACGGCTTCGACCTGCCGCGCCGCATCGCCCGTCTCGGCGAACTGGCCTACAACCTGTGGTGGACGTGGAACCCCGATGCCACGCGCCTCTTCGCCCGCCTCAATTACGACCTGTGGGAAAGCCTCGCCCACAACCCGATCCTCATGCTTCGGCAGGTGGGACGTTCCGACCTCAACGCCGCCGCGCAAAGCAAAGACTACGCCTCCGCGTACGACCGCGTCTTCGCGGACTTCGACCGCTACCTGTCCGAGAAAAAAAACTGGGCCGCGGCCGCGCATCCCGAACTGGCCGAGCGTCCCGTCGCGTACTTCTCGATGGAATACGGCCTGCACGAAACCCTGCCCATCTATTCGGGCGGCCTCGGCGTGCTGGCGGGCGATCACCTTAAAGAAGCCTCCGACCTCGGCCTGCCGCTCGTCGGCATCGGCTTCCTCTACTCGCAGGGCTACTTCACCCAGCACATCAGCGAAGACGGCTGGCAGGAAGCCATCAACCACCCCATTGACATCAACGAACATCCTTTCCTGCCCGTCCGCGGCGGCGACGGTCAACGCGTCACGGTCGCGGTCGAATTTCCCGACCGCGTCGTGGCGCTGCAAATCTGGGAAGTGCGCGTCGGGCGCGTCCCGCTCTACCTGCTGGACTCCAACGTGGACTCCAACTCTGAAGCCGACCGCGCCCTCACCGCGCGCCTCTACTGGAGCGACCTCAACTTCCGCGTCGCGCAGGAAGTTTTGCTGGGCGTGGGCGGCGTGCGCGCCTTGCGAATTCTCGGCTACAACCCGCTCGTCTGGCACATGAACGAAGGCCACGCGGCTTTCCTGACTTTGGAGCGGGCGCGCGAATTGACGGCCGCCGGCCTCCCCTTTGCGGAAGCCATCGCCCAGACGCGCGGCTCGAACGTCTTCACCACCCACACCCCCGTCCCCGCGGGCAACGACGAATTCCCGCTCTGGCTCATCGACCAGCATCTCGCCGCGCTCTGGCCCGAACTCGGCCTCAGCCGCGACCAGTTCGTGGACCTGGCGCGCAACCAGCAATCCTGGGGCGAGACCTTCAGCATGGGCATCCTGGCCCTGCGCGGCGCCGAGGGCCGCAACGCCGTCAGCGAATTGCACGGACGCGTGGCGCGCAGGATGTGGCATTTCCTGTGGAAAGACCGCCCCGAAGACGAAACGCCCATCACCTACATTACCAACGGCGTCCACACCGCCAACTGGCTCGCGCGCCGCATGAGACTGCTCTACGACAAATACCTCGGCGCGGACTGGCTCGACCGCCTCGACGACCACGACCTCTGGTCGCAAGTGAACGCGATCCCCGACGAGGAATTTTGGGCTGTCCGCATGCACTTGAAACGCAAAATGACCTTCTACCTGCGGGAACGCGCCCGCGCCCAGTGGCTGGAGGAGGGCGTGCACCCCGTCCAGGTGATCGCCGCGGGCGCCCTGGCCAACCCCTACGCCTTGACCATCGGGTTCGCGCGCCGCTTCGCCACCTACAAACGCGCCGGACTCATTATGAGCGACGTGGAGCGCTTGCTGGAACTGATCAACAAACCCAACATGCCCGTCCAGATCATCTTTGCGGGCAAGGCGCATCCCGCCGACGAACCGGGCAAACAACTCATCCAACAGATCTACCGCACCGTCAAAAAAGCGGAGACGGGCGGGCGGCTCGTCTTCCTCGAAGATTACGACATGGAACTGGCGCGCTACCTCGTTCAGGGCGTGGACGTTTGGCTCAACACCCCGCGCCGTCCCATGGAGGCCAGCGGCACTTCGGGCATGAAGGCCGCCATCAACGGAGCGCTTAATTTCTCCGTGCTGGACGGCTGGTGGCGCGAGGCCTACAACGGTCAAAACGGCTGGGCCATCGGCGAGGACGCCGACCTCGACGCGCAAGTCCAGGACGAGGCCGACGCGGAGAGCCTCTATGAGATTCTCGAAAATGAGATCATCCCGATGTATCACGAGCGCGGCGCCGACGGTCTTTCGCGCGAGTGGATCGCGCGCGCCAAAAACGCCATCGCCACCATCACGCCGCAGTTCAGCGCCCGCCGCATGGTGAAGGAATACATGGGCCGCTTGTACCTGCCCGCTTTACAATCCGCGCCGCCGGACGCGTCCAAACCAAAACGGAAGAAAAAATAG
- a CDS encoding peptide deformylase, whose protein sequence is MTLRTIVTLPDPVLRRKARAVTAFDKTFQTLVDDMIETMRDAPGVGLAAPQVGVSERLIVVEYYENEKSEEAEDEARKKVWVMVNPEIVKASSEKVTGVEGCLSIPNLVGEVERHEAIHVKGLNRRGQPMRVKASGWLARIFQHEIDHINGVVFTDHATRVWIPQTEEEQEDWV, encoded by the coding sequence ATGACATTGCGAACCATCGTCACCCTGCCGGACCCGGTCCTGCGCCGCAAAGCCCGGGCAGTGACTGCCTTCGATAAGACATTCCAAACCCTGGTGGACGACATGATCGAGACCATGCGCGATGCGCCCGGCGTCGGCCTTGCCGCGCCGCAAGTGGGCGTCTCGGAGCGGCTCATCGTGGTGGAGTATTACGAGAACGAAAAGTCCGAAGAAGCGGAGGACGAAGCCAGGAAAAAGGTCTGGGTGATGGTCAACCCGGAGATCGTCAAGGCTTCGAGCGAGAAAGTGACGGGCGTGGAAGGCTGTCTCTCCATTCCGAATCTCGTCGGCGAGGTGGAGCGTCACGAGGCGATACACGTCAAAGGTCTGAACCGGCGCGGACAGCCGATGCGCGTCAAGGCCTCGGGATGGCTGGCGCGCATCTTCCAACATGAGATTGATCACATCAACGGAGTCGTTTTCACCGACCACGCGACGCGCGTCTGGATTCCGCAAACCGAGGAAGAGCAGGAGGACTGGGTCTAG
- a CDS encoding acetyltransferase (GNAT) family: protein MAAIHRLTAADLPRLRQFWKERWDDEFCVAHGTVFHPENVSGFIALDGNDWIGLVTYTFPDTDCEIVSMDSLRENEGIGTALIEKVIEEARANQCRRVHLSTTNDNLRALGFYQKRGFQLCALRVNAMDETRKLKPEIPLIGENGIPLRDEIELEMLL, encoded by the coding sequence GTGGCAGCCATTCACCGCCTCACCGCCGCAGACCTGCCTCGCTTGCGCCAATTCTGGAAGGAACGTTGGGACGACGAGTTTTGCGTCGCGCACGGGACGGTCTTCCATCCCGAAAACGTGAGCGGCTTCATCGCGCTGGACGGCAACGACTGGATCGGCCTCGTCACCTACACGTTTCCAGACACCGACTGCGAAATCGTCTCGATGGACAGCCTGCGCGAGAACGAAGGCATCGGGACGGCGCTGATCGAAAAAGTGATCGAGGAAGCCAGGGCCAATCAATGCCGCCGCGTGCATCTTTCCACCACGAACGACAACCTGCGGGCGCTGGGGTTTTACCAGAAGCGCGGATTCCAACTGTGCGCCTTGCGCGTCAACGCGATGGACGAAACGCGAAAACTAAAGCCCGAAATTCCGCTGATCGGCGAGAACGGAATTCCGCTGCGCGATGAGATCGAGTTGGAGATGCTCCTCTAG
- a CDS encoding recombinational DNA repair ATPase RecF, which translates to MYLKRLSLTNFRNFTRLDMDVPRRSVVLVGDNAQGKTSVLEAVYFLAALTSFQTNADRQMVNFLEARNSPAVARIVGEYARGSRNHKLEIRLILDPVGVGNGQRLRKEILLDGVKKQASDAVGKFSAVVFVPQMSQIIEGGPDERRRHLNLALAQAVPAYAGVLSDYGKALEQRNALLKALNERGGNADQLEVWDETLARLGAQIIQWRIAAVQELEKQAARIHLELTRGAEVLRLAYEPAYDPLPKIALKLDAPADRSNIPLKEVERGFLERLRGLRSEEISRGVTTIGPHRDEMRFLANQIDLGDYGSRGQVRTALLSLKLAEAAWIQARTGQWPVILLDEVMAELDLQRRADLLKYLGQAEQSLLTAADLRMFTPEFVESAKVWHVKNGKVEA; encoded by the coding sequence GTGTATCTCAAACGCCTCTCCCTCACCAACTTCCGCAACTTCACCCGCCTGGACATGGACGTCCCGCGGCGGTCGGTCGTGCTGGTGGGCGACAACGCGCAGGGCAAGACCAGCGTCCTCGAGGCGGTCTATTTCCTCGCCGCGCTGACCTCCTTCCAAACCAACGCGGACCGGCAGATGGTCAACTTCCTCGAAGCGCGCAACTCGCCCGCGGTGGCGCGCATCGTCGGCGAATACGCGCGCGGCTCGCGGAATCACAAACTCGAAATCCGCCTCATCCTCGACCCCGTCGGCGTCGGCAACGGTCAACGCCTCCGCAAGGAGATCCTCCTCGACGGCGTGAAGAAGCAGGCCAGCGACGCGGTGGGGAAGTTCAGCGCGGTGGTCTTCGTCCCGCAGATGTCGCAGATCATCGAGGGCGGGCCGGACGAGCGCCGCCGTCACCTCAACCTCGCGCTGGCGCAGGCCGTCCCCGCGTACGCGGGCGTCCTCTCCGATTACGGCAAGGCGCTCGAACAGCGCAACGCGCTGCTCAAAGCGTTGAACGAACGCGGCGGAAACGCGGACCAGCTCGAAGTCTGGGATGAGACGCTGGCGCGGCTCGGCGCGCAGATCATCCAGTGGCGCATCGCCGCCGTCCAGGAATTGGAGAAGCAGGCGGCGCGCATCCACCTCGAGTTGACGCGCGGCGCGGAAGTGCTGCGTCTCGCCTACGAACCCGCCTACGACCCGCTGCCGAAGATCGCCCTCAAACTGGACGCGCCGGCCGACCGTTCGAACATCCCGTTGAAGGAGGTCGAACGCGGCTTCCTTGAACGTTTGCGCGGACTCCGCTCCGAGGAGATTTCGCGCGGCGTGACGACGATCGGTCCCCACCGCGACGAGATGCGTTTCCTCGCCAACCAGATTGACCTCGGCGACTACGGCTCGCGCGGACAGGTCCGCACCGCGCTGCTTTCGCTCAAACTGGCCGAGGCCGCGTGGATCCAGGCGCGCACGGGACAGTGGCCCGTCATCCTGCTCGACGAGGTGATGGCCGAACTCGACTTGCAGCGCCGCGCCGATTTGTTGAAGTATCTCGGCCAGGCCGAACAGTCCCTGCTCACCGCCGCCGACCTGCGCATGTTCACGCCCGAATTTGTGGAGAGCGCGAAGGTCTGGCATGTGAAAAACGGGAAAGTGGAAGCATAG
- a CDS encoding cupin has product MSVKHAEDVEKKDVAAGKDTTIQVLISAQEGPNFALRKFSMLPGGGMPRHTNAVEHEQYVLRGRARVGIGGEDHEVRAGDALFIPEGAIHYYENIGEEPFEFLCIVPNKPDEIKIVEEGC; this is encoded by the coding sequence ATGTCCGTCAAACATGCTGAAGATGTCGAGAAAAAAGACGTCGCCGCGGGGAAAGACACCACCATCCAGGTGTTGATCTCCGCGCAGGAAGGCCCCAACTTTGCCCTGCGGAAATTTTCGATGTTGCCCGGCGGCGGGATGCCGCGTCACACCAACGCGGTGGAACATGAGCAATATGTGCTGCGCGGCCGGGCCCGCGTCGGCATTGGCGGGGAAGACCACGAAGTCCGCGCGGGCGACGCGCTCTTCATCCCGGAAGGCGCGATCCATTATTACGAGAACATCGGCGAGGAGCCGTTCGAGTTCCTGTGCATCGTGCCGAACAAGCCGGATGAGATCAAGATAGTGGAAGAGGGATGTTGA
- a CDS encoding 16S rRNA (guanine(527)-N(7))-methyltransferase RsmG, with protein MEKLIHDARELFNVHLTGRQVLALAAYEKELALWNQKFNLTAIRDAEGIRVKHFLDSFSCVLAWKANPPARLVDVGTGAGFPGIPLKILYPSMQVTLVESVGKKAMFCQHVIELLKLDGIEVINARAETLGQDADHREKYDWAVARAVAKLNVLGEYLLPLVKVGGTMLAQKGESGPAEAQSAEGAVKLLGGKLQQVIPLNLPGVAEDRYLVVIRKVHVTPPKYPRKAGHPAKEPL; from the coding sequence ATGGAGAAATTGATCCACGACGCGCGGGAATTGTTCAACGTCCATCTCACGGGGAGGCAAGTATTGGCGCTCGCCGCCTACGAGAAGGAACTGGCGTTGTGGAATCAGAAATTCAACCTGACAGCCATTCGCGACGCGGAGGGAATCCGCGTCAAACATTTCCTGGACTCGTTCTCCTGCGTCCTCGCCTGGAAAGCCAACCCGCCCGCGCGTCTCGTCGACGTGGGGACGGGCGCGGGTTTCCCGGGCATTCCCCTCAAGATCCTTTACCCGTCCATGCAGGTGACGCTGGTCGAATCGGTGGGCAAGAAGGCCATGTTCTGCCAGCACGTCATCGAATTGCTGAAACTGGACGGCATCGAGGTGATCAACGCCCGCGCCGAAACGCTGGGACAGGACGCCGATCACCGCGAAAAATATGACTGGGCGGTGGCGCGCGCGGTGGCGAAACTGAACGTGCTGGGCGAATACCTCCTGCCGCTGGTCAAGGTCGGCGGGACGATGCTGGCGCAAAAAGGCGAAAGCGGACCCGCCGAGGCGCAGTCCGCGGAAGGCGCGGTCAAATTATTGGGCGGAAAATTACAGCAGGTGATTCCCCTCAACCTGCCGGGCGTGGCAGAGGACCGCTATCTCGTCGTCATCCGCAAAGTCCACGTCACGCCGCCGAAATATCCGCGCAAAGCGGGACATCCCGCGAAAGAGCCGTTGTAA
- a CDS encoding glycosyltransferase family 1 protein, producing the protein MKILTVLTYYRPHTSGLTIYAERLARAFARRGHEVTVMTTQYDKSLPREETMDGVRIIRVPVAVRISKGAISPTFGWVVTKLVATHDVVHLHLPQFDAPGVAFRARLFGKPAVLTYHCDLTLPPGLFNRIVNVVVHFQNYMAGILSNHIVTYTQDYADHSPYLSRYRNKLTPILPPIKLPPPAEGAVEAFARTHETRVRRPVIGMATRFASEKGVEILVEALPAVLEKYPDAQVLYAGQHLNVIGEAEYYERLRPQIEKYEANGHWKFLGVLDPVQMAAYYPNLDALVVPSLNSTEAFGLVQVEAMMNGVPCIASALPGVRRPAQMHKMGEVVPIGDAPALAEALLKIFANRGAYRCDAAELAAMYDPESIAAEYEKLFAKLTRKS; encoded by the coding sequence ATGAAAATCCTGACCGTTCTCACTTATTACCGTCCGCACACTTCGGGACTGACCATCTACGCCGAGCGGCTGGCGCGCGCCTTCGCCAGGCGCGGCCACGAAGTGACCGTGATGACCACGCAATACGACAAGTCTCTGCCGCGCGAGGAGACGATGGACGGCGTCCGCATCATCCGCGTTCCTGTGGCGGTGCGGATCAGCAAGGGCGCCATCTCGCCGACCTTCGGCTGGGTGGTGACCAAACTGGTCGCGACCCACGACGTCGTCCATCTCCATCTCCCGCAGTTCGACGCGCCCGGCGTGGCTTTCCGCGCCCGTCTCTTCGGCAAACCTGCCGTCCTCACCTATCACTGCGACCTGACCCTCCCGCCCGGACTCTTCAACCGCATCGTCAATGTCGTCGTCCATTTTCAAAATTACATGGCGGGGATTTTGTCGAATCACATCGTGACGTACACGCAGGATTACGCCGACCACTCGCCGTATCTCTCGCGCTACCGCAACAAACTGACCCCGATCCTGCCACCGATCAAGCTGCCGCCCCCAGCCGAGGGAGCGGTGGAGGCCTTCGCGCGGACCCACGAGACGCGCGTCCGCCGTCCCGTGATCGGCATGGCGACGCGTTTCGCGTCCGAGAAGGGAGTCGAGATCCTGGTCGAGGCGCTGCCCGCCGTGCTGGAGAAATATCCCGACGCGCAGGTCCTGTACGCGGGTCAGCATTTGAACGTCATCGGCGAGGCGGAGTACTACGAGCGGCTCCGTCCCCAGATCGAGAAGTATGAAGCGAACGGACATTGGAAATTTCTGGGCGTGCTGGACCCCGTCCAGATGGCGGCGTACTATCCCAACCTCGACGCGCTGGTTGTGCCGTCGTTGAATTCCACCGAGGCGTTTGGATTGGTGCAGGTGGAGGCGATGATGAACGGCGTGCCGTGTATTGCTTCGGCGCTGCCCGGCGTGCGCCGCCCCGCGCAGATGCACAAGATGGGCGAGGTCGTCCCCATCGGCGACGCGCCCGCGCTGGCCGAGGCCCTGCTCAAAATCTTTGCGAATCGCGGCGCGTATCGCTGCGACGCGGCCGAACTCGCGGCCATGTACGATCCCGAATCCATCGCGGCGGAGTACGAGAAGTTGTTCGCGAAGTTGACGCGAAAATCATAG